The proteins below come from a single Juglans regia cultivar Chandler chromosome 12, Walnut 2.0, whole genome shotgun sequence genomic window:
- the LOC108994797 gene encoding uncharacterized protein LOC108994797, with translation MVRKANQPKNGMDHNTLDHKRRGSSSGLNPKMMRGRGKACEVKVFPGEEVPNGNQSSNFVECASKTYYPGDEKKSIQESENLLREEKQGMDAMQGPEQLISSERDLAGCIQNIGASTEQENGILHANQCQKHTISSLAFLFNGLNIKNVMEKVKLSDNLVLRSLRASALSVLKAASEWLDRQRPLLMTLKTKILNARDYTRMKIEQVYPIVLKWLLQYGSIMLLISMVWLNCFLRGIDSFLRMGTTAFFSVLWFSIFSVIAMVGLFKFLIVLAVAALIGVFVGFTLAILTLAVSGTVFLWFYGSFWTTALVIFLGGLAFMSSHERAALLITTVYSVYCAWAYVGWLGLLIGLNFSFISSDVLIYLLKNNMDRQRRPSRSPEQAAGMEGQPGFFNGSTEHASTSETDPGLSTDRSPGVPSTSGTDSEVTSEEEVVRLLNCIDHYSVLGLSRYEDIDVSLLKREYRKKAMLVHPDKNMGNEKAAEAFKKLQNAYEVLLDSLKRKAYDDELRKEELLNLFRRLQTTTQKNGGHGFFASGFARSEAGGEDPSGDSRQIACKKCGNYHVWLHAKKSKSRARWCQDCKDFHQAKDGDGWVEQSSQPFFYGLLQKVDAPVAYVCADSRIYDATEWYICQGMRSPANTHKPSFHVNTSVTSKHSSGKGTSSGQKGGRMPASNMEESMTEEEFLEWLQNAVQAGMFDNFSGSTSTESPFGRTGYGTKSSGSANKRKKKGKKQW, from the exons ATGGTGCGAAAAGCTAATCAACCGAAGAATGGCATGGACCACAATACATTAGACCACAAAAGAAGAGGTTCAAGTTCGGGGCTTAATCCAAAAATGATGAGAGGGCGGGGAAAAGCATGTGAGGTGAAGGTTTTTCCTGGAGAAGAAGTCCCAAATGGTAACCAATCAAGCAACTTTGTGGAGTGTGCAAGTAAAACCTATTATCCTGGAGATGAGAAGAAGAGTATACAAGAATCAGAGAATCTTTTGAGGGAAGAGAAGCAAGGAATGGATGCAATGCAAGGTCCAGAGCAACTGATATCCTCTGAAAGGGATTTAGCAGgttgtattcaaaatattggagCTTCAACTGAACAAGAAAATGGGATATTACATGCTAACCAATGTCAAAAGCATACAATAAGTAGCCTGGCGTTCTTGTTTAATGGGttgaatattaaaaatgtgATGGAAAAAGTTAAGCTTTCAGATAATTTGGTGCTTAGAAGCTTGAGGGCATCTGCGTTATCAGTCTTAAAGGCAGCTAGTGAATGGCTAGATAGGCAAAGACCATTGCTCATGACTCTCAAAACCAAAATATTGAATGCTCGTGACTACACTAGAATGAAGATTGAGCAAGTGTATCCCATTGTTTTGAAATGGCTCCTGCAGTATGGGAGCATAATGCTTCTTATATCAATGGTTTGGTTAAACTGTTTTCTTAGAGGCATTGATTCCTTCTTACGCATGGGGACAACAGCCTTCTTCTCAGTTTTATGGTTCAGCATTTTCTCAGTAATTGCTATGGTTGGGCTGTTCAAATTTCTTATTGTCTTG GCTGTAGCTGCTCTTATTGGAGTTTTTGTTGGGTTCACTCTTGCAATTTTGACTCTTGCCGTTTCTGGAACTGTTTTCTTGTGGTTTTATGGAAGCTTTTGGACAACAGCACTTGTCATCTTTCTTGGAG GGTTGGCATTCATGTCGAGTCATGAACGTGCTGCACTATTGATCACCACTGTGTATTCCGTATATTGTGCTTGGGCATATGTTGGATGGCTTGGTTTGCTTATCGGTttgaatttctcttttatttcgaGTGATGTTTTGATATACTTGCTAAAGAATAATATGGATCGACAAAGAAGACCAAGCAGGTCTCCAGAACAAGCAGCTGGGATGGAAGGTCAACCAGGCTTCTTTAATGGTAGCACAGAGCATGCCTCAACCTCAGAAACTGACCCAGGGTTATCAACTGACCGTAGTCCAGGAGTTCCCTCGACCAGTGGAACTGATTCTGAGGTAACTTCTGAAGAAGAAGTGGTTCGCTTGTTAAACTGCATTGATCACTACTCAGTGTTGGGCTTATCCCGGTATGAGGACATAGATGTTTCTCTACTCAAACGAGAATATAGGAAAAAG GCCATGTTGGTCCATCCTGATAAGAACATGGGTAATGAAAAGGCCGCAGAAGCTTTTAAGAAACTTCAAAATGCATATGAG GTTCTTCTAGATAGTCTGAAGCGAAAAGCATATGATGATGAATTAAGAAAGGAGGAGCTGCTGAACTTATTCCGTAGGTTACAAACTACCACTCAAAAG AATGGTGGGCATGGTTTCTTTGCCTCGGGATTTGCACGCTCAGAGGCTGGTGGTGAGGATCCTTCTGGAGATTCAAGGCAAATAGCCTGCAAAAAGTGTGGCAACTATCACGTCTGGTTACACGCCAAGAAATCAAAATCTCGAGCACGATGGTGTCAG GATTGCAAAGATTTTCATCAGGCAAAAGATGGTGATGGATGGGTTGAACAGTCTTCCCAGCCCTTCTTTTACGGACTTCTGCAGAAG GTAGATGCTCCTGTTGCATATGTTTGCGCTGATAGCAGGATATATGATGCTACTGAATGGTATATCTGTCAG GGAATGAGATCTCCAGCCAACACCCACAAGCCAAGTTTTCACGTCAACACGAGTGTAACCTCCAAGCATAGCAGCGGAAAGGGGACAAGTTCAGGACAAAAAGGTGGTCGTATGCCTGCATCTAATATGGAAGAGAGCATGACAGAGGAAGAATTCTTGGAGTGGTTACAAAATGCGGTGC